The nucleotide window TGTCCTCTGTAGTGTACTCTGTTTAGGGGTGTGCTTAGTTGTGTACTTTAAGTAATGACTCTTTTTGACGGCCCTTTAGGGGCGGGTCATTATTGTGTTGCTTGCTGAATATCATTCATCTATCATcttttcaactaaaaaaaaaaatttatatgcgGTAAAGGATTAATTTTAATTGGTCCTAGttatataatttttctttgCCGCTTATATTATCATGTGTAATTGTTGTTATTCTATCCAATCTGACTATTACGTAACATTATTTCGGAACATCACTCCTGTAATCCGAATTATACACGAATTTAATAATAGTTAGTCTACTTGTCGTGAATATATTGATGTcgacattattattattattatttttttttgagaaatttaaTCCTAACAATATCGCGTAATAATCCGTCACTACAAAATGGTAGGTCCCAACCCCCTAATATAGAAATTAGGAAACACATCGTTTTATTATTTCGATGCGGCAGCCATGATTCCATGAACGCTTCTTTTCTATATATAACCAAGTCCGGTGTCATTGTGCCAGCCCATCCTTCATCTCTATGCCCCTAAACTTGAACTTACCACAGAGACCTCTACCCAACTTTGGATATTTTTCCGCGTTAACCTGCAACATTCAGTTACTCGTTGTTTTGGGATTTagattgtaagttgtaacagaAACAAAGGCGTCTGGCCCTTAAATCCCTCGTTTAAAAGGGAACCTTTCTTTTGCCAAAGGGTTTCACTTGCAAATTTTGCAATTGCGAAGGCTTAGTTAGgaaagaagtagaagaagaagaaagagatatgGCTTGTTTAGTTGCTCGAACGGGAAGGGAGTTGCAGAGGTACAACATGGGCCGCCGACAAGTCGTAGGGTAAAGGCTcggtctttttctttgttttcatttgagcttttcttgacAATTGACATGGCGGTTTTGTTCTATTCTTGTTCATCTTGGGTCCCTATCAGATTGTACCCCATGTTCCCCATTCATGTTCTTTTTATCATTTGACATTTTGTCTCATGCACAAATAATCGAAAGTTTTGCTCTAAATTACATTTCGAAGCAATGGTAGAAGTTTTCGTAATTAATCAAAAACTGAATTTTCATTGAATTAATCTTGCAGGTGCATACCTTATAGATACAAAAATGGCATTGATGGTACCGTGAGCAATGAATTGGAGTTCCTTGTGATTACTTCACAGAAAGGCAATGCATTCATGTTCCCTAAGGTATACAATTGCAGCATCTCAAATGTTAtaccccccttttttttttcttcatatatttgttttgtttaataaCTTTAATTGGATTAAGAATTGCTTCTACATTTAGCTTTGCATTTAAATTCAACAatggttgttgttgttatttatttatttatttttagggtgGTTGGGAACTTGATGAATCTGTAGAAGAAGCTGCTTCACGAGAGTCGCTAGAAGAAGCAGGTGTTCTTGGAAATGTTGAGGTtggtattttgtttttctttattcttttgaTTGAGAGGGGCAGAGTCCTCGAACTATTTTCTTAAATGTGGAGATAAATACTCTACCACCGAATTAATGAAAGGTATTAACAACAAACAAGGTGAAGATTAAAAGAATCTTAAGAGCATAATGGCGAGGATTTTGACCGGAATGTAAATTTGATGGCAGTGTCAGTTGGGACAATGGAGTTTCATGAGCAAAAGCCATGACACGTATTATGAAGGCTACATGTTCCCATTGTTTGTCAAGGAGCAACTGGATCTCTGGCCAGAGAAGAACGTACGACAACGCATTTGGGTATGTCTTTGATCTGTGTTGATTTGTGTTAAGGATTTGAAGTCTTGCGTTTAAAATATATCATGTTATGCATATCTGCATGTATATTCTCTACAAAAACGTGTTGTAAatcgttatttgtatatatacaGCTGACTGCTGCCAAAGCTAGAGAAGCTTGTCAACATTGGTGGATGAAGGAAGCCTTGGACATTTTGGTCGAGCGGCTTACCTCAGAACAGaaacaaaaggatgaagaaGTCTAGTATCGGGTTGTTCTTTGGGCTAAGTAACAGAGATCAACCCCTATTGTTTTGTACATAATCGACACTTGCTTAGAGAATCAAgccaaaaggagagagagaaaaaaaagaaaagaaatgacagTACAGCTTAGAGATGTTTCCAGTCAACCAGAAAAACTGGTTGTAGAGTAAACTTCAGGCATACACAAGTGTAAAGCAACCTGTAGTTTATAGTTTGTTGCTGTCGTTGATATTTAGTACTGTTGCCCCTTTTTGTAATTCTCATCTCTTCTGATGAGAAAGCAAATTGGTGGTGTTGGGAgaagtagaagaaaaaaatctGATGTTATTTGTATATTTATTTCTCTTCCTGAATTCAGTGCATGgattttgtttgaaataattgaTTAACTGTTGGTTCAGACACATCAAACACTGTAAAATGAGAATTCATAACTCGTGTAGAACCAAGCTCACTCTGAACATCAGCAAAAACCCAACATAGGATTGGAAAAGCTTACAGTAAACAGGAATCTTGAACCCGAAGAGAGCATATTGTTGAAATCCATATCTATATATCACATGATTCACATGCCAACGTGACATGATAGCAAATGCAAGCAGCTGATTTATGTTGCCAGTGTGAGAGAGGAGTAATATCAAACTACTAGCAATATTAGGTTAGGCTGTTCAAAATTCGAGTTTCTGAGTTCGCTGCATGTTTTCTTCGTCTTCCTCATCAGCAATAATTAGTGTGCAGTGATGATTTCATCCTTATCTACACGCTTTCCATTAAAGCTTCCAATGCGCGCTGCAGTATCTCATTTACTTCTTTAGATATATACTGTC belongs to Rosa chinensis cultivar Old Blush chromosome 4, RchiOBHm-V2, whole genome shotgun sequence and includes:
- the LOC112198508 gene encoding nudix hydrolase 17, mitochondrial, which encodes MACLVARTGRELQRYNMGRRQVVGCIPYRYKNGIDGTVSNELEFLVITSQKGNAFMFPKGGWELDESVEEAASRESLEEAGVLGNVECQLGQWSFMSKSHDTYYEGYMFPLFVKEQLDLWPEKNVRQRIWLTAAKAREACQHWWMKEALDILVERLTSEQKQKDEEV